CCTTGGATTATGAAGTTTTCAACTGCTCTATGGAATATAGTATTGTCATAATATCCTCTTAATGCCAAATTAACAAAATTTGTAACTGTTATAGGTGCTGCTTCTGGGTATAAATAAAAACTTATTTCTCCTTGAGTTGTTACAAAAGTGGCTCTAATATCGTTATACTTTGCCATTTTTTCTTCTTTATTCCCGCCCATAAAAGAGCATCCACCTAAAAGAAATAAAGACATTGATATAAGAAGCATTTTTAAATATTTTTTCATAAATTTTTCCTCCAAACAAATATATTTACTCTCTTTTGACTTGCTTTTTCAATATTTAGTTTATTTATTTTATAAAATATTTTTGTAACTTTGTTGTTGACAGGGTTAAAGCAACTGCAAATGCAATAAATATAACAGATAATGCATTTATAACAGGAGATATTCCTAGTCTTATCATAGAATAAATTCTTAAAGGTAAAGTTGTTATTCCTGGGCCAGCAACAAAAAATGTTGCTACAAAATCATCAAATGAAAGAGTGATTGCAATTAAAAAACCAGAAACAATTGCAGGAAGTAACATTGGAATTATAACTTTTTTTAAAGTTTGAATTTCTGTTGCTCCTAAATCATAAGATGCTTCAACGATTGAGTAATCTAAATCTGACAATCTAGATAGAACAATAAAAAGTACAAATGGGATATTAAATGTAGTATGAACAATTATAATACTCATAAGTCCCAAATTTAATTTAACTGTTACAAATAATATTAAAAGAGAAACTCCCATTATTATATCTGGAACAATTAAAGGAAGATATCCTAAAACTTCTAAATATTTCTTATATTTAAATTTATACCAATGAATCCCTATAGCTCCAAGGGTCCCTAAAGTTGTGGAAATGGTACTTGAAATAATTGCAATTACTATACTATATCTAAAAGCTCTCCAAAGCTCATCTGAATATAAAAATAATTCTTTATACCATTTCAATGAAAATCCTTGCCAAACCATTGACTTTCCTTTGTTAAAAGAATAAATGACTATAACTACAAGGGGTAAATAAAAAAATAACATTGACAAAACAAAGAAAAATAAAGATGTTTTTCTTTTATTCATAATTATCACCTCTTTTCTTAGCCATTGATCCTACTAAAACAAAAATCATAGTTAATAATATTAATACTGATGATATTGTTGCTGCAAGGGGCCAATTTCTTGTTTCTGTTAGTTGACGAGCAATAACATTTCCCATGAATATAGAATTCACTCCACCTACAAGTTTAGGAATAACATATGATCCTAACATTGGAACAAATGTAAATATACCTGCTGTAACTATTCCTTGTTTAATATTAGGCAAAAATATCCTAAAAAATGCTTGTCCATTTGTTGCTCCTAGATCTCTAGCTGCATCTATTAACGCAAAATCAAATTTTTCTATTACTGCATACAGTGGAAGTATTGCAAAGGGTAAACTTGTATAAACAGAAATTAAAACAACAGCACCTGTATTATATAAAAATTGTATTGACGTATCTATTAAACCTATTTTTTTCAAAAATATATTAACAAATCCATTATGTCCTAAAATAGCCATCCAAGAATATATTCTTATTAAAAAATTAGTCCAAAATGGAATTATAATAAGATATATATATAATTTTTTATATTTTGATCTAACAATAAAATATGCAGTTGGAACAGCTATTATCAAAGTTATAAAAGTCACACCTAAGCTTACTAAAATAGTTTTCAGTACTATTTTAATAAACATAGCATTTAAAAAAATATTAAAGGCATCAAAGGATAATTTAAATTCAACTCCACCATAAAGACCTTTTTTTAAAAAAGAATAAACTAATACTATTCCCATTGGAATTAAAAAGAAAATAGTTAACCACAGTGTTATTGGCCATGTGTAAGCCACTCCTCTTTTATCTGTTTTCATTGGCTTCGTCCTCAACAATTTCTACTAAATAACTATCTTCTGAGTTCCATGAAATATATGCATTCTCATCCCATTTAACACTAGTATCATCATCTTCATAATAAACTGCATGCTGTTTGAAAGCTTTCATAGAAATTTTTTCATCTCCATTTATCCATAAAAAATATTTACTTTGAAAACCTGTATATATAACTTCATCAACATAAACTTTTAAAACATTAAATCTTTCATCTATTTTTTTAGGGAAACTTTTTGTAACTTTTATTTTTTCTGGTCTTATTGATAATTTAACTATATCTCCCACTTTTACTTTTTTATCCATTTCAAAAAGTATCTTCCCATATTTATCACTTTCTAAAGTTGCGTGGATATCGCTATTAATTTCAATAACTCTGCCATCTATAAAATTGTTTTCTCCTATGAAAGATGCTACAAATGCATCAGATGGAGATTCATATACTTCTGCTGGGGTTCCCACTTGAAGAATTTCACCCTTATTCATAACTGCAATTCTATCTGATATAGAAAGAGCTTCTTGTTGATCATGAGTTATAAATATAAAAGTGATTCCAACTTCCTCATGAATATTATCTAATTCAATTAATAATGTTTGTCTCAATTTTGCATCTAAAGCTGACAATGGTTCATCAAGCAATAAAACCTTAGGTTTATTTATTAGAGCCCTTGCTATTGATACTCTTTGTTGTTGTCCACCACTTAAATAACTTGGTTTTTTATTTCCATACATTTCTAAATCTATCAGTTTAAGCATTTTTTTCACTTCATTATCTATAAAATCGTTAGATTTATTTTTCAACCTTAGAGAAAAAGCTATATTTTCATAAACTGATAAATGAGGAAATAATGCATATTTTTGAAATATTGTATTTATTGGTCTAAGATTAGAAGGTAAGTTTGATATTTGTTTATTCCCCAAATAAACAATCCCTTCATCTGCTTCAATAAAACCTGCTAATATTCTAAGTAAAGTCGTTTTCCCACAACCTGATGGTCCTAAAATAGAAAAAAATTCTCCACCTTTAATTTCTAAATTTATATTTTTTAAAACTGATTCTCCATCAAATGATTTATTTAATCCTTTGATGAAAACACTTTCTTTTTCCAATCTCGTCCTCCTGAATTAA
The DNA window shown above is from Fusobacterium sp. IOR10 and carries:
- a CDS encoding ABC transporter ATP-binding protein; this encodes MEKESVFIKGLNKSFDGESVLKNINLEIKGGEFFSILGPSGCGKTTLLRILAGFIEADEGIVYLGNKQISNLPSNLRPINTIFQKYALFPHLSVYENIAFSLRLKNKSNDFIDNEVKKMLKLIDLEMYGNKKPSYLSGGQQQRVSIARALINKPKVLLLDEPLSALDAKLRQTLLIELDNIHEEVGITFIFITHDQQEALSISDRIAVMNKGEILQVGTPAEVYESPSDAFVASFIGENNFIDGRVIEINSDIHATLESDKYGKILFEMDKKVKVGDIVKLSIRPEKIKVTKSFPKKIDERFNVLKVYVDEVIYTGFQSKYFLWINGDEKISMKAFKQHAVYYEDDDTSVKWDENAYISWNSEDSYLVEIVEDEANENR
- a CDS encoding ABC transporter permease, translating into MKTDKRGVAYTWPITLWLTIFFLIPMGIVLVYSFLKKGLYGGVEFKLSFDAFNIFLNAMFIKIVLKTILVSLGVTFITLIIAVPTAYFIVRSKYKKLYIYLIIIPFWTNFLIRIYSWMAILGHNGFVNIFLKKIGLIDTSIQFLYNTGAVVLISVYTSLPFAILPLYAVIEKFDFALIDAARDLGATNGQAFFRIFLPNIKQGIVTAGIFTFVPMLGSYVIPKLVGGVNSIFMGNVIARQLTETRNWPLAATISSVLILLTMIFVLVGSMAKKRGDNYE
- a CDS encoding ABC transporter permease, translated to MNKRKTSLFFFVLSMLFFYLPLVVIVIYSFNKGKSMVWQGFSLKWYKELFLYSDELWRAFRYSIVIAIISSTISTTLGTLGAIGIHWYKFKYKKYLEVLGYLPLIVPDIIMGVSLLILFVTVKLNLGLMSIIIVHTTFNIPFVLFIVLSRLSDLDYSIVEASYDLGATEIQTLKKVIIPMLLPAIVSGFLIAITLSFDDFVATFFVAGPGITTLPLRIYSMIRLGISPVINALSVIFIAFAVALTLSTTKLQKYFIK